A window of Oncorhynchus kisutch isolate 150728-3 linkage group LG10, Okis_V2, whole genome shotgun sequence contains these coding sequences:
- the LOC109883048 gene encoding ataxin-7-like protein 3 isoform X2, translating to MKMEDMSLSGLDNTKLEALAQDIYSDLVEDACLGLCFEVHRAVKQGYFFLDDTDQESMKDFEIVDQPGVDIFGQVYNQWKNKECVCPNCNRSIAASRFAPHLEKCLGMGRNSSRIANRRIASSNNMNNKSESDQEDNDDVNDNDWSYGSEKKAKKRKSDKNPNSPRRSKSVKHKNGELSNSVNADPYKYNYNTGINYETLGPDELRSLLTTQCGVISEHTKKMCTRSQRCPQHTDEQRRAVRVFLLGPSASSLPDADTMVESDCYDASDGQVLMSRLQWDGSSDISPSDSASSKASTNNSDSKKPKKKKKTSLGLNSTGGGGGGSGSGGGSSSQSSLVGLSNRKKKPKLPVPPAPSIYDNLN from the exons ATGAAAATGGAGGATATGTCTCTGTCGGGCCTGGACAACACCAAGCTAGAG GCCTTGGCTCAGGACATCTACTCGGACCTGGTGGAGGATGCCTGTTTGGGCCTGTGTTTCGAGGTGCATCGTGCTGTcaaacagggctacttcttcctGGATGACACGGACCAAGAAAGCATGAAGGACTTCG AAATCGTTGACCAACCAGGAGTGGACATTTTCGGGCAAGTGTACAATCAGTGGAAAaacaaggagtgtgtgtgtcccaaCTGCAACCGGAGCATTGCTGCGTCCCGCTTTGCCCCTCATCTGGAGAAATGCTTGGGCATGGGGCGCAACAGCAGCCGCATCGCCAACCGCAG AATAGCAAGCAGTAACAACATGAACAACAAATCAGAGAGTGATCAGGAAGACAATGATGACGTCAATGACAATGACTGGTCGTATGGCTCTGAAAAAAAAG CTAAGAAGAGAAAGTCAGATAAG AATCCAAATTCACCCAGAAGATCAAAATCTGTAAAGCATAAAAATG GGGAGCTTAGTAATAGTGTCAATGCAGATCCATACAAG TACAACTATAACACTGGCATCAATTACGAAACTTTAGGCCCTGACGAACTGAGGTCTCTGTTGACAACA CAATGTGGAGTGATCTCAGAGCACACCAAGAAGATGTGCACCAG GTCCCAGCGGTGCCCCCAGCACACGGACGAACAGAGGAGGGCCGTCAGGGTGTTCCTCCTGGGGCCGTCCGC GTCGTCTCTGCCCGATGCAGACACGATGGTGGAGAGTGACTGCTACGACGCCTCAGACGGACAGGTTCTCATGAGTCGCCTACAGTGGGACGGATCCTCAGACATCTCCCCCTCCGATTCAGCCTCCTCCAAAGCTA GCACCAACAACTCAGATTCTAAGAagcccaagaagaagaagaagacgtcTCTTGGCCTAAACagcacaggaggaggagggggcggcAGTGGGAGTGGAGGGGGCAGTAGCTCCCAGAGTAGTCTAGTAGGCCTATCCAACAGAAAGAAGAAGCCCAAGCTTCCTGTTCCCCCTGCCCCCAGTATCTATGACAACCTAAACTAG
- the LOC109883048 gene encoding ataxin-7-like protein 3 isoform X1, giving the protein MKMEDMSLSGLDNTKLEALAQDIYSDLVEDACLGLCFEVHRAVKQGYFFLDDTDQESMKDFEIVDQPGVDIFGQVYNQWKNKECVCPNCNRSIAASRFAPHLEKCLGMGRNSSRIANRRIASSNNMNNKSESDQEDNDDVNDNDWSYGSEKKAKKRKSDKVFLHSLKQHIPLNPNSPRRSKSVKHKNGELSNSVNADPYKYNYNTGINYETLGPDELRSLLTTQCGVISEHTKKMCTRSQRCPQHTDEQRRAVRVFLLGPSASSLPDADTMVESDCYDASDGQVLMSRLQWDGSSDISPSDSASSKASTNNSDSKKPKKKKKTSLGLNSTGGGGGGSGSGGGSSSQSSLVGLSNRKKKPKLPVPPAPSIYDNLN; this is encoded by the exons ATGAAAATGGAGGATATGTCTCTGTCGGGCCTGGACAACACCAAGCTAGAG GCCTTGGCTCAGGACATCTACTCGGACCTGGTGGAGGATGCCTGTTTGGGCCTGTGTTTCGAGGTGCATCGTGCTGTcaaacagggctacttcttcctGGATGACACGGACCAAGAAAGCATGAAGGACTTCG AAATCGTTGACCAACCAGGAGTGGACATTTTCGGGCAAGTGTACAATCAGTGGAAAaacaaggagtgtgtgtgtcccaaCTGCAACCGGAGCATTGCTGCGTCCCGCTTTGCCCCTCATCTGGAGAAATGCTTGGGCATGGGGCGCAACAGCAGCCGCATCGCCAACCGCAG AATAGCAAGCAGTAACAACATGAACAACAAATCAGAGAGTGATCAGGAAGACAATGATGACGTCAATGACAATGACTGGTCGTATGGCTCTGAAAAAAAAG CTAAGAAGAGAAAGTCAGATAAGGTATTTTTACATTCTTTGAAACAACATATACCTTTG AATCCAAATTCACCCAGAAGATCAAAATCTGTAAAGCATAAAAATG GGGAGCTTAGTAATAGTGTCAATGCAGATCCATACAAG TACAACTATAACACTGGCATCAATTACGAAACTTTAGGCCCTGACGAACTGAGGTCTCTGTTGACAACA CAATGTGGAGTGATCTCAGAGCACACCAAGAAGATGTGCACCAG GTCCCAGCGGTGCCCCCAGCACACGGACGAACAGAGGAGGGCCGTCAGGGTGTTCCTCCTGGGGCCGTCCGC GTCGTCTCTGCCCGATGCAGACACGATGGTGGAGAGTGACTGCTACGACGCCTCAGACGGACAGGTTCTCATGAGTCGCCTACAGTGGGACGGATCCTCAGACATCTCCCCCTCCGATTCAGCCTCCTCCAAAGCTA GCACCAACAACTCAGATTCTAAGAagcccaagaagaagaagaagacgtcTCTTGGCCTAAACagcacaggaggaggagggggcggcAGTGGGAGTGGAGGGGGCAGTAGCTCCCAGAGTAGTCTAGTAGGCCTATCCAACAGAAAGAAGAAGCCCAAGCTTCCTGTTCCCCCTGCCCCCAGTATCTATGACAACCTAAACTAG
- the LOC109883048 gene encoding ataxin-7-like protein 3 isoform X3, with protein MKMEDMSLSGLDNTKLEALAQDIYSDLVEDACLGLCFEVHRAVKQGYFFLDDTDQESMKDFEIVDQPGVDIFGQVYNQWKNKECVCPNCNRSIAASRFAPHLEKCLGMGRNSSRIANRRIASSNNMNNKSESDQEDNDDVNDNDWSYGSEKKAKKRKSDKVFLHSLKQHIPLNPNSPRRSKSVKHKNGELSNSVNADPYKYNYNTGINYETLGPDELRSLLTTQCGVISEHTKKMCTRSSLPDADTMVESDCYDASDGQVLMSRLQWDGSSDISPSDSASSKASTNNSDSKKPKKKKKTSLGLNSTGGGGGGSGSGGGSSSQSSLVGLSNRKKKPKLPVPPAPSIYDNLN; from the exons ATGAAAATGGAGGATATGTCTCTGTCGGGCCTGGACAACACCAAGCTAGAG GCCTTGGCTCAGGACATCTACTCGGACCTGGTGGAGGATGCCTGTTTGGGCCTGTGTTTCGAGGTGCATCGTGCTGTcaaacagggctacttcttcctGGATGACACGGACCAAGAAAGCATGAAGGACTTCG AAATCGTTGACCAACCAGGAGTGGACATTTTCGGGCAAGTGTACAATCAGTGGAAAaacaaggagtgtgtgtgtcccaaCTGCAACCGGAGCATTGCTGCGTCCCGCTTTGCCCCTCATCTGGAGAAATGCTTGGGCATGGGGCGCAACAGCAGCCGCATCGCCAACCGCAG AATAGCAAGCAGTAACAACATGAACAACAAATCAGAGAGTGATCAGGAAGACAATGATGACGTCAATGACAATGACTGGTCGTATGGCTCTGAAAAAAAAG CTAAGAAGAGAAAGTCAGATAAGGTATTTTTACATTCTTTGAAACAACATATACCTTTG AATCCAAATTCACCCAGAAGATCAAAATCTGTAAAGCATAAAAATG GGGAGCTTAGTAATAGTGTCAATGCAGATCCATACAAG TACAACTATAACACTGGCATCAATTACGAAACTTTAGGCCCTGACGAACTGAGGTCTCTGTTGACAACA CAATGTGGAGTGATCTCAGAGCACACCAAGAAGATGTGCACCAG GTCGTCTCTGCCCGATGCAGACACGATGGTGGAGAGTGACTGCTACGACGCCTCAGACGGACAGGTTCTCATGAGTCGCCTACAGTGGGACGGATCCTCAGACATCTCCCCCTCCGATTCAGCCTCCTCCAAAGCTA GCACCAACAACTCAGATTCTAAGAagcccaagaagaagaagaagacgtcTCTTGGCCTAAACagcacaggaggaggagggggcggcAGTGGGAGTGGAGGGGGCAGTAGCTCCCAGAGTAGTCTAGTAGGCCTATCCAACAGAAAGAAGAAGCCCAAGCTTCCTGTTCCCCCTGCCCCCAGTATCTATGACAACCTAAACTAG
- the LOC109883048 gene encoding ataxin-7-like protein 3 isoform X4 has translation MKMEDMSLSGLDNTKLEALAQDIYSDLVEDACLGLCFEVHRAVKQGYFFLDDTDQESMKDFEIVDQPGVDIFGQVYNQWKNKECVCPNCNRSIAASRFAPHLEKCLGMGRNSSRIANRRIASSNNMNNKSESDQEDNDDVNDNDWSYGSEKKAKKRKSDKNPNSPRRSKSVKHKNGELSNSVNADPYKYNYNTGINYETLGPDELRSLLTTQCGVISEHTKKMCTRSSLPDADTMVESDCYDASDGQVLMSRLQWDGSSDISPSDSASSKASTNNSDSKKPKKKKKTSLGLNSTGGGGGGSGSGGGSSSQSSLVGLSNRKKKPKLPVPPAPSIYDNLN, from the exons ATGAAAATGGAGGATATGTCTCTGTCGGGCCTGGACAACACCAAGCTAGAG GCCTTGGCTCAGGACATCTACTCGGACCTGGTGGAGGATGCCTGTTTGGGCCTGTGTTTCGAGGTGCATCGTGCTGTcaaacagggctacttcttcctGGATGACACGGACCAAGAAAGCATGAAGGACTTCG AAATCGTTGACCAACCAGGAGTGGACATTTTCGGGCAAGTGTACAATCAGTGGAAAaacaaggagtgtgtgtgtcccaaCTGCAACCGGAGCATTGCTGCGTCCCGCTTTGCCCCTCATCTGGAGAAATGCTTGGGCATGGGGCGCAACAGCAGCCGCATCGCCAACCGCAG AATAGCAAGCAGTAACAACATGAACAACAAATCAGAGAGTGATCAGGAAGACAATGATGACGTCAATGACAATGACTGGTCGTATGGCTCTGAAAAAAAAG CTAAGAAGAGAAAGTCAGATAAG AATCCAAATTCACCCAGAAGATCAAAATCTGTAAAGCATAAAAATG GGGAGCTTAGTAATAGTGTCAATGCAGATCCATACAAG TACAACTATAACACTGGCATCAATTACGAAACTTTAGGCCCTGACGAACTGAGGTCTCTGTTGACAACA CAATGTGGAGTGATCTCAGAGCACACCAAGAAGATGTGCACCAG GTCGTCTCTGCCCGATGCAGACACGATGGTGGAGAGTGACTGCTACGACGCCTCAGACGGACAGGTTCTCATGAGTCGCCTACAGTGGGACGGATCCTCAGACATCTCCCCCTCCGATTCAGCCTCCTCCAAAGCTA GCACCAACAACTCAGATTCTAAGAagcccaagaagaagaagaagacgtcTCTTGGCCTAAACagcacaggaggaggagggggcggcAGTGGGAGTGGAGGGGGCAGTAGCTCCCAGAGTAGTCTAGTAGGCCTATCCAACAGAAAGAAGAAGCCCAAGCTTCCTGTTCCCCCTGCCCCCAGTATCTATGACAACCTAAACTAG
- the LOC109883048 gene encoding ataxin-7-like protein 3 isoform X7, which produces MKMEDMSLSGLDNTKLEALAQDIYSDLVEDACLGLCFEVHRAVKQGYFFLDDTDQESMKDFEIVDQPGVDIFGQVYNQWKNKECVCPNCNRSIAASRFAPHLEKCLGMGRNSSRIANRRIASSNNMNNKSESDQEDNDDVNDNDWSYGSEKKAKKRKSDKNPNSPRRSKSVKHKNE; this is translated from the exons ATGAAAATGGAGGATATGTCTCTGTCGGGCCTGGACAACACCAAGCTAGAG GCCTTGGCTCAGGACATCTACTCGGACCTGGTGGAGGATGCCTGTTTGGGCCTGTGTTTCGAGGTGCATCGTGCTGTcaaacagggctacttcttcctGGATGACACGGACCAAGAAAGCATGAAGGACTTCG AAATCGTTGACCAACCAGGAGTGGACATTTTCGGGCAAGTGTACAATCAGTGGAAAaacaaggagtgtgtgtgtcccaaCTGCAACCGGAGCATTGCTGCGTCCCGCTTTGCCCCTCATCTGGAGAAATGCTTGGGCATGGGGCGCAACAGCAGCCGCATCGCCAACCGCAG AATAGCAAGCAGTAACAACATGAACAACAAATCAGAGAGTGATCAGGAAGACAATGATGACGTCAATGACAATGACTGGTCGTATGGCTCTGAAAAAAAAG CTAAGAAGAGAAAGTCAGATAAG AATCCAAATTCACCCAGAAGATCAAAATCTGTAAAGCATAAAAATG AGTAG
- the LOC109883048 gene encoding ataxin-7-like protein 3 isoform X5 → MKMEDMSLSGLDNTKLEALAQDIYSDLVEDACLGLCFEVHRAVKQGYFFLDDTDQESMKDFEIVDQPGVDIFGQVYNQWKNKECVCPNCNRSIAASRFAPHLEKCLGMGRNSSRIANRRIASSNNMNNKSESDQEDNDDVNDNDWSYGSEKKAKKRKSDKNPNSPRRSKSVKHKNALLGPKPCCRSGSSMRAVER, encoded by the exons ATGAAAATGGAGGATATGTCTCTGTCGGGCCTGGACAACACCAAGCTAGAG GCCTTGGCTCAGGACATCTACTCGGACCTGGTGGAGGATGCCTGTTTGGGCCTGTGTTTCGAGGTGCATCGTGCTGTcaaacagggctacttcttcctGGATGACACGGACCAAGAAAGCATGAAGGACTTCG AAATCGTTGACCAACCAGGAGTGGACATTTTCGGGCAAGTGTACAATCAGTGGAAAaacaaggagtgtgtgtgtcccaaCTGCAACCGGAGCATTGCTGCGTCCCGCTTTGCCCCTCATCTGGAGAAATGCTTGGGCATGGGGCGCAACAGCAGCCGCATCGCCAACCGCAG AATAGCAAGCAGTAACAACATGAACAACAAATCAGAGAGTGATCAGGAAGACAATGATGACGTCAATGACAATGACTGGTCGTATGGCTCTGAAAAAAAAG CTAAGAAGAGAAAGTCAGATAAG AATCCAAATTCACCCAGAAGATCAAAATCTGTAAAGCATAAAAATG CATTGCTGGGGCCAAAGCCTTGTTGCAGATCAGGAAGCTCCATGCGTGCTGTTGAGAGATGA
- the LOC109883048 gene encoding ataxin-7-like protein 3 isoform X6 — translation MKMEDMSLSGLDNTKLEALAQDIYSDLVEDACLGLCFEVHRAVKQGYFFLDDTDQESMKDFEIVDQPGVDIFGQVYNQWKNKECVCPNCNRSIAASRFAPHLEKCLGMGRNSSRIANRRIASSNNMNNKSESDQEDNDDVNDNDWSYGSEKKAKKRKSDKNPNSPRRSKSVKHKNVLE, via the exons ATGAAAATGGAGGATATGTCTCTGTCGGGCCTGGACAACACCAAGCTAGAG GCCTTGGCTCAGGACATCTACTCGGACCTGGTGGAGGATGCCTGTTTGGGCCTGTGTTTCGAGGTGCATCGTGCTGTcaaacagggctacttcttcctGGATGACACGGACCAAGAAAGCATGAAGGACTTCG AAATCGTTGACCAACCAGGAGTGGACATTTTCGGGCAAGTGTACAATCAGTGGAAAaacaaggagtgtgtgtgtcccaaCTGCAACCGGAGCATTGCTGCGTCCCGCTTTGCCCCTCATCTGGAGAAATGCTTGGGCATGGGGCGCAACAGCAGCCGCATCGCCAACCGCAG AATAGCAAGCAGTAACAACATGAACAACAAATCAGAGAGTGATCAGGAAGACAATGATGACGTCAATGACAATGACTGGTCGTATGGCTCTGAAAAAAAAG CTAAGAAGAGAAAGTCAGATAAG AATCCAAATTCACCCAGAAGATCAAAATCTGTAAAGCATAAAAATG TTTTAGAGTAG